A genomic stretch from Tribolium castaneum strain GA2 chromosome 6, icTriCast1.1, whole genome shotgun sequence includes:
- the PolrMT gene encoding DNA-directed RNA polymerase, mitochondrial, translating into MYRLFNTRISSFRKLTNLSSGFNSENVNFKVRDGGGLLNTQLNNYCIACARNQSTNTNPNLAPKKIRKRSKSKKSYYDLLVVTETNAKQQKTSIKKLTWNDLKLLASTNLNLSELHKLKDLTKDNQHVQEHTYNNLAVIDPIAAEETPNEKERVVTITDIPQPPEQPQPPVEELLDTIPKIDFLQPEIIDEPPEISEVSDPAPKINLSKKARYEISVKTLGSYLEMCSTLQTPNRGLNALIFHNQRATRGKDLTFATMKSIKVYNAVLKGFAAKGETSRLEEVLAMVRKENVKLNLQSYIAILECYGRANFHDHYLKQIRIYAKEAVTNGFTFDRMLNEGTFLNDERAVVLATMQKFDPSYRPKYAEPIVQYDNELVNSLNHDSQLELPEEGRLIDETGLFTPGFMQSAVAKQLELEKTGQIVVKSIENRGKVSDEVTKYREIMNQHIRDWEETAAKAFNRDLSALAAQKSPLNPEIYMRSIPLKDFVTILVNEAKQIAEGSETYSPTVNQLYRDLGSKVYARYKILRKQKTGVLDKVQSIHSRYCQSYAHQHEELGVLPETVHHVNPRQQWQWFEYSMKGTGATLTMDHRTWSPSTLQTIGKFLYKIVMHDLKVDVNAMKANIKHKNNHPAFYTVFRTQGRVLKEEVKPHPVLARLFRASMPETLTFPANELPMFCPPVPWTCVDNGGYLIVPCEVVRLPPQATSQKQRLYQSEVQQLYPPLDALNQLAAVAWKVNTDVLDVILEVFNNGGSAKLDVPEPPTALARPQAITNDMDKAQKFKLFRQKLQYRRKKAEMYSLWCDCLYRLSLANHFRSDIFWLPHNMDFRGRVYPVPPHLNHLGSDLARSMLVFAESRPLGPDGLNWLKLHLINLTGLKKRDSITDRLAYADTIMDDILDSADSPLTGRQWWAESEEPWQTLACCIEIAKATRSGNPETYRSHFPVHQDGSCNGLQHYAALGRDSAGAYSVNLCPSEVPQDVYSAVVALVEQQRLVDAANGVEVAKALHGFVKRKVIKQTIMTTVYGVTKYGARLQIARQLKDIDDFPKDLVWAASSYLTGRTFDSLRSMFTSTREIQDWFTDCARLISMSGQHVEWVTPMGLPIVQPYIRYKNLGTSLVYKPYHMDEFEKPNVMKQKNAFPPNFIHSLDSSHMMLTSLFCERAGITFVSVHDCYWTHPSTVDIMNKICREQFVALHSLPILENLSMFLTEKYSFRNDDLIGDGSISDLTKTKLNKVLRKLPKTGDFDITQVLKSVYFFS; encoded by the exons ATGTATCGATTATTCAACACGCGAATTTCATCTTTCCGAAAGCTGACAAATTTGTCATCGGGTTTTAACagtgaaaatgtaaattttaaggttaGGGACGGGGGTGGCCTCCTCAACACACAGCTAAATAACTACTGTATTG CATGTGCTCGTAATCAATCGACTAACACTAACCCGAACTTAGCGCCTAAAAAGATACGCAAAAGATCGAAGTCGAAGAAATCGTATTATGACCTACTTGTTG TGACTGAGACAAACgccaaacaacaaaaaacctCAATCAAGAAATTAACCTGGAACGACCTCAAACTCCTCGCCTCGACCAACCTCAACCTCAGCGAGCTCCACAAACTCAAAGACCTGACCAAAGACAACCAACACGTCCAGGAACACACCTACAACAACCTGGCGGTGATCGACCCCATCGCCGCCGAGGAAACCCCCAATGAGAAGGAACGCGTTGTCACAATCACCGACATCCCCCAGCCCCCGGAACAACCCCAACCCCCAGTCGAGGAATTACTCGACACAATCCCCAAAATCGACTTCCTCCAACCCGAAATCATCGACGAACCGCCAGAGATAAGCGAGGTCAGCGACCCCGcacccaaaataaatttgagcaaaaaagcGCGTTACGAAATATCAGTCAAAACACTAGGCTCGTACTTGGAGATGTGCTCCACCTTGCAAACGCCCAATCGGGGCCTAAACGCCCTCATCTTCCACAATCAGAGGGCCACCAGAGGCAAGGATTTGACTTTCGCCACAATGAAAAGCATCAAGGTTTACAACGCGGTACTGAAGGGGTTCGCCGCCAAGGGCGAAACGTCGCGACTCGAGGAAGTGCTAGCGATGGTACGCAAAGAGAACGTCAAGCTGAACTTGCAGAGTTATATTGCAATATTGGAGTGTTACGGACGGGCCAATTTCCACGACCACTACCTCAAACAAATTCGGATTTATGCAAAGGAGGCCGTGACTAACGGTTTCACCTTCGATCGGATGCTGAACGAAGGGACTTTTCTCAACGACGAGCGGGCCGTTGTTTTGGCAACGATGCAAAAATTTGACCCGTCTTATCGTCCAAAATATGCGGAACCAATTGTTCAGTATGACAATGAACTGGTCAATAGCTTGAACCACGATAGTCAACTGGAATTGCCTGAGGAGGGCCGTTTGATTGACGAAACTGGGCTCTTCACCCCCGGTTTTATGCAATCAGCGGTTGCCAAACAACTCGAGTTGGAAAAAACCGGTCAAATCGTCGTCAAAAGTATCGAAAATCGTGGCAAAGTCTCAGACGAAGTGACAAAGTATCGCGAGATAATGAACCAGCACATCAGAGACTGGGAGGAGACCGCTGCCAAGGCTTTCAACCGCGACTTGAGCGCCTTGGCGGCCCAGAAGAGCCCCCTGAACCCCGAAATCTACATGCGGAGCATCCCCCTTAAGGACTTTGTCACGATCCTGGTGAACGAAGCGAAGCAAATTGCCGAGGGTTCCGAAACCTACAGTCCGACAGTGAACCAGTTGTACCGCGATTTGGGGAGCAAGGTGTACGCAAGGTACAAGATCTTGCGTAAGCAGAAGACCGGTGTCTTGGACAAGGTCCAGTCAATTCACTCGCGGTATTGCCAAAGTTACGCCCACCAGCACGAAGAACTGGGGGTTTTACCCGAGACAGTCCACCACGTGAACCCCCGGCAGCAGTGGCAGTGGTTCGAGTACAGCATGAAGGGCACTGGGGCCACCCTAACCATGGACCACCGCACTTGGTCGCCCTCCACCCTCCAAACCATCGGCAAATTCCTGTACAAGATCGTGATGCACGACTTGAAAGTGGACGTCAACGCCATGAAGGCCAACATCAAGCATAAGAACAACCACCCGGCGTTTTACACCGTGTTCCGGACGCAGGGGCGCGTCCTGAAGGAGGAGGTGAAGCCGCATCCGGTGTTGGCGCGGCTGTTCCGGGCGTCGATGCCGGAGACGTTGACGTTTCCGGCGAATGAGCTGCCGATGTTTTGCCCGCCTGTTCCCTGGACGTGTGTGGACAACGGCGGGTATTTGATTGTTCCGTGTGAGGTTGTGCGGTTGCCGCCGCAGGCCACGTCGCAGAAGCAACGCTTGTATCAGAGTGAGGTTCAGCAGTTGTATCCGCCTTTGGATGCACTGAATCAGCTGGCGGCAGTGGCATGGAAGGTTAATACCGATGTTTTGGATGTGATTTTGGAGGTTTTTAATAATGGGGGCTCGGCGAAGTTGGATGTGCCGGAACCGCCAACGGCGTTGGCTAGGCCACAGGCGATCACGAATGATATGGATAAGGCTCAGAAGTTTAAGTTGTTTAGGCAGAAGTTGCAGTATAGGAGGAAGAAGGCGGAGATGTATTCGCTGTGGTGCGATTGTTTGTACAGGTTATCACTGGCCAATCAT ttCCGGTCGGACATATTCTGGCTCCCCCACAACATGGACTTCCGGGGCCGCGTCTACCCCGTCCCCCCTCACTTGAACCACCTCGGTTCGGACTTGGCACGTTCAATGCTAGTTTTCGCCGAATCACGCCCTCTAGGCCCCGACGGCCTCAACTGGCTCAAACTCCACTTAATCAACCTCACCGGTTTAAAAAAACGCGACTCGATAACCGATCGGTTAGCATACGCTGACACCATCATGGACGACATCCTCGATTCCGCCGACAGCCCCCTCACTGGCCGCCAATGGTGGGCGGAATCAGAGGAGCCGTGGCAAACCCTCGCCTGCTGCATCGAAATCGCCAAAGCGACGCGTTCGGGGAACCCCGAGACGTACCGCTCCCACTTCCCGGTGCACCAAGACGGCAGCTGCAACGGCCTGCAACACTACGCGGCCTTGGGGCGGGACAGCGCAGGGGCGTACAGCGTGAATTTGTGCCCGTCGGAGGTGCCCCAGGACGTGTACAGCGCCGTGGTGGCGCTGGTGGAGCAGCAGCGGCTCGTGGACGCGGCCAATGGGGTGGAAGTCGCGAAGGCGCTCCATGGGTTCGTTAAGCGCAAAGTGATCAAGCAGACCATAATGACCACGGTTTATGGGGTGACGAAGTACGGGGCCAGGTTGCAAATCGCGAGGCAGTTGAAGGATATTGACGATTTCCCGAAGGATTTGGTCTGGGCGGCTTCTTCCTACCTCACTGGACGGACTTTTGACTCGTTGAGGTCGATGTTTACGTCGACGAGGGAGATTCAAGACTGGTTTACGGACTGTGCCCGCTTGATTTCTATGAGTGGGCAGCACGTCGAATGGGTGACTCCCATGGGGTTGCCCATTGTGCAGCCATACATTAGGTATAAAAATCTAGGGACGTCTTTGGTCTACAAGCCGTACCATATGGACGAGTTTGA GAAACCAAATGtgatgaaacaaaaaaatgccttTCCGCCCAATTTTATACATTCGCTCGATTCTAGTCATATGATGCTCACGTCGCTGTTTTGCGAACGAGCGGGGATTACGTTTGTTTCGGTTCATGATTGTTACTGGACGCATCCTTCGACTGTAGATATTATGAAtaaa ATATGTAGGGAACAATTTGTCGCACTTCATTCATTGCCAATTTTAGAGAATCTCTCGatgtttttgaccgaaaagtACAGTTTTCGAAATGA CGATCTTATCGGAGATGGATCTATATCAGATTTGACCAAAACGAAGCTAAATAAGGTGCTAAGGAAGTTACCAAAGACGGGCGATTTTGATATAACACAAGTTTTAAAATCTGTGTACTTCTTTAGTTAA
- the LOC107398391 gene encoding uncharacterized protein LOC107398391, whose translation MAEKHIVKFHFIAKFFGDGNRFLVRGENAFTSGHVTKFRFDGTVQPMRISAEVLPSMKKLNYTVEISYDLEEGVKTAHCTCPRGNVACHHMAAALYYAHYNVSATDIECQWSAPSKTTPQTEVIKLADVYKPKLSNYTALSRSSTEDEIIQFRAEIGVTNVVGFTWLLRPEASEEARKIIADIEEILQSLEYVQAIDKQKFLLEKCRIDEARIKLVEACTRGQHVNENWHVARKHRLTASRFGMVLSACSRRRFPPSLFKNLAEGYSLDRVAAVQWGKTHEKTALREFEEATNLKVQETGFWLEESGFLGASPDGLVEEDGILEIKCPYKYRDTDSLSEALKDKKYFYWRDENEDINLNSNHNYYHQVQGQMHITGRSICYFVVWTPKCTEIFQIEKDPGWSENINILKEFYLDQYISFISQ comes from the exons A tggcagaaaagcacattgttaagtttcactttattgcgaaattttttggggacggtaatcgctttttagttcggggagaaaatgcttttaccaGCGGTCACGTCACCAAATTTAGGTTTGATGGCACAGTACAACCGATGAGAATTTCTGCAGAAGTTCTACCGAGCAtgaaaaagctaaattatactgtggag ATTTCATATGACCTAGAAGAAGGGGTTAAGACGGCACATTGTACCTGCCCAAGGGGCAACGTGGCTTGCCATCATATGGCTGCAGCATTATATTATGCTCATTATAATGTAAGTGCTACTGACATTGAGTGTCAGTGGAGTGCCCcatcaaaaacaacaccacAAACAGAAGTCATTAAGTTAGCTGATGTTTACAAGCCGAAATTATCAAACTATACGGCACTGTCTAGGTCCTCTACTGAGGACGAAATTATTCAGTTCCGTGCCGAAATAGGCGTCACGAATGTGGTGGGCTTCACTTGGCTCCTAAGACCAGAAGCAAGTGAAGaagccagaaaaattattgcagataTCGAAGAAATTCTACAAAGCTTAGAATACGTGCAGGCCATAGACAAACAAAAGTTTCTTTTGGAGAAGTGCAGAATAGATGAGGCACGCATTAAACTGGTTGAGGCGTGCACTCGGGGCCAACATGTTAACGAAAATTGGCATGTAGCAAGGAAACATCGTTTAACGGCCAGCAGGTTTGGCATGGTACTATCTGCTTGCAGTAGACGAAGATTCCCAccctctttatttaaaaatttggcggaAGGCTATTCGCTTGACAGGGTTGCTGCTGTGCAGTGGGGTAAGACCCACGAGAAGACAGCGCTCAGAGAATTTGAAGAAGCGACGAATCTTAAAGTCCAAGAGACGGGATTTTG gttggAAGAATCAGGCTTTTTGGGAGCAAGTCCTGATGGATTAGTGGAAGAAGATGGGATTCTCGAAATTAAATGCCCATATAAATATAGGGACACTGACAGTTTGTCTGAAGCCCtgaaggataaaaaatatttttattggagggatgaaaatgaggacattaatcttaacagcaatcacaattattaccaCCAAGTACAGGGGCAAATGCACATCACTGGTCGAAGTATCTGCTACTTTGTCGTGTGGACACCAAAGTGCACAGagatatttcaaattgaaaaagatccGGGGTGGTCagaaaatatcaatattttaaaagaattttatcttgaccaatatatttcctttatttcacaataa
- the LOC103314955 gene encoding uncharacterized protein LOC103314955, with protein MWPFKTEGKMVCHTNDIGFLLNDEFMGCNRRNPNKRVVFCPPPPSRGMNSRYTRVEGSGTYMVESSTGCEFCASFVSVFCYRVFSDRSPYLRVLEFLKFCFSKTLSHFCGTSLVGFYITTMGMCWAPDCKHYSTRDKCHFFSFPKSGKERALWKKLLRRDVEPGPGAYVCSCHFRDGRKENGPELFLHNIAKRAYFQVESPEKKKMKKQGLPSCSSSAESLSVDIPEETVPSTMNLEEVPSTSTAVVAAPADIIQDAPLESMGVQAPLVSHAALEAEMYFLKKENAELKAKIQYLTVRFCYENVQGNDKLIVLYTGLPNSQIFEALFHLIEKLDIKYYHKWTVQKLTRIDQLFLTLVKLRLNFPQLDLAQRFGVAQSTVSNIILTFVHVIYEILYKQFMTTMPSREKNKSCLPTCFSNFTNCRAVLDCTEIFTVVSRLIGVAPNGVITFVSDLYVGSTSDQKVVLNCGIIDMLKTGDMILADKGFLIQNILPPGVTLNIPPFLSNVQFTPEQVKCTENIARARIHVERAIRRLKCYHILNFLPESLCHYGDIVFKATAALTNLQFPLIKEVAELFQDCDD; from the exons atgtggcCTTTTAAAACTGAGGGAAAAATGGTTTGCCACACTAATGACATTGGATTTCTTCTGAATGACGAATTCATGGGGTGCAACCGGCGCAACCCCAATAAACGGGTTGTTTTCTGTCCCCCTCCCCCATCACGAGGGATGAATAGCAGGTATACGAGGGTAGAGGGTTCAGGCACATACATGGTTGAAAGTAGTACGGGTTGTGAGTTCTGTGCTTCTTTCGTGAGTGTCTTTTGTTATCGTGTTTTTTCCGATCGTTCTCCATATCTTCGtgttcttgaatttttaaaattctgtttttccaAGACATTATCTCATTTTTGTGGTACATCATTAG TAGGTTTTTACATCACAACTATGGGAATGTGTTGGGCTCCAGATTGCAAACACTATAGTACTCGCgataaatgccatttttttagttttcctaaGTCGGGAAAAGAACGAGCactatggaaaaaattgttgag aaGAGATGTAGAACCCGGACCAGGAGCCTACGTTTGCAGCTGCCATTTTCGGGATGGAAGAAAGGAAAATGgtcctgaattatttttgcacaatatcgcaaaaagagcctattttcaagtggaatctccagaaaaaaaaaagatgaaaaaacaagGACTCCCTTCTTGTTCTAGTTCCGCTGAATcattaag TGTTGATATACCGGAAGAAACAGTACCATCGACAATGAATTTAGAGGAAGTGCCATCGACGTCTACAGCCGTAGTTGCAGCACCAGCAGATATAATTCAAGATGCTCCGTTAGAATCTATGGGTGTGCAAGCACCCTTGGTGTCACATGCGGCTCTTGAAGCAGAAatgtattttctcaaaaaggaaaatgctgaacttaaagcaaaaatacaatatctgACAGTACGATTTTGCTATGAAAATGTTCAAGGAAATGACAAACTCATTGTTTTATATACCGGTCTTCCCAATAGCCAGATTTTCGAAGCATTGTTTCACTTAATCGAAAAGTTGgacataaaatattaccacAAATGGACAGTCCAAAAGTTAACTAGAATTGACCAACTCTTTTTAACCCTAGTAAAATTACGACTCAATTTCCCTCAACTTGATTTGGCGCAACGCTTTGGGGTTGCCCAAAGCACAGtttctaatattattttaacatttgtccatgtaatatatgaaattttatataaacagtTTATGACGACAATGCCTTCgcgcgaaaaaaataaatcttgcttgccaacatgttttagcaattttactaattgtagAGCAGTTCTAGATTGTACCGAAATTTTCACTGTGGTATCAC GGCTAATTGGAGTTGCACCCAATGGTGTCATCACATTTGTAAGTGATTTATACGTGGGATCAACTTCTGatcaaaaagttgttttaaattgtggaaTAATCGACATGTTAAAAACTGGAGATATGATTTTAGCCGATAAGGGATTTTTGATCCAAAATATTCTGCCACCAGGGGTCACTTTGAATATTCCaccttttttatcaaatgtccAATTTACACCAGAGCAAGTTAAGTGTACCGAAAATATTGCACGTGCAAGAATACACGTCGAAAGGGCAATACGccgattaaaatgttatcatattttaaattttttgccagagTCTTTGTGCCACTATGgagatattgtttttaaagcgACTGCCGCTTTAACAAACCTccaatttccattaattaaagaggtagcagaattgtttcaggattgtgatgattaa
- the LOC656028 gene encoding interaptin isoform X1, translating into MRPFVLLIFGIFAATSGPAAAAGRSTVTNEDIRDAILQVVNVVRATEDKLERHEYRERVLGEQLKKGLISIDKRIKLLEPFKGTINRLDQRLAAVETILMKDDRERIQLQKTFDTVEDIQKNLPIIVEKLKSDIIDKLTNLQTKSDPLGTITKADLDKLQKDLGRKIDEVTETIKSMEKDLNKMKEENKNTRDLNTKSSENLEKVKRQLNSSEQLLEKYENKLAEYNNRIPAVPGNFKDQSDWHSNFLQALEVQKSSVEQILSKLDHLPKLTDLETLQNTTLKDGQTLRDDIATNHQDIAKSMDTITGNMDKLSQKFASSSQNLRSEIENLGKVEAVMMQTADSVLDTKRRVEYGVHQIIAEMQQLIKASSKDVNDAISERFDTFEMSVLDEETGALANLTAKIGHEIDQVWRQIGIMHQQMSASTDTLNRLQNQTDQYVNGSLNVMDNMKGKVGTITSRITEVDENLNFLLGKLSLVSQEFNQIKTGLGKALDEMRATYKTVREKVNEGPGPHKIDEPDTN; encoded by the exons ATGCGTCCGTTTGTTCTATTAATTTTCGGTATTTTTGCCGCCACTTCCGGGCCAGCGGCAGCTGCTGGAAGGAGCACAGTCAC GAACGAAGACATCCGTGATGCCATCCTTCAAGTGGTTAATGTTGTGCGGGCTACGGAGGACAAATTGGAAAGGCATGAGTACCGGGAACGGGTGCTCGGGGAACAATTGAAAAAAGGGTTGATCTCAATTGATAAAAGAATCAAGCTTTTGGAGCCCTTTAAAGGGACGATTAATAGATTAGATCAGAGACTGGCGGCTGTCGAGACGATTTTGATGAAGGATGATCGGGAGAGGATTCAGCTGCAGAAGACCTTCGACACTGTGGAGGACATTCAAAAGAATCTACCCATCATTGTGGAGAAGCTAAAGAGCGATATCATCGACAAG TTGACCAACTTACAAACCAAATCGGACCCCCTGGGCACCATCACCAAAGCCGACCTAGACAAGCTCCAAAAAGACCTCGGCAGAAAAATCGACGAAGTCACCGAAACCATCAAATCGATGGAAAAAGACTTGAACAAAAtgaaagaagaaaacaaaaatacgcGAGACCTGAACACCAAATCATCGGAAAACCTCGAAAAAGTCAAACGCCAGTTAAACTCAAGCGAGCAACTTCTGGAAAAATACGAGAACAAACTGGCGGAGTACAACAACCGGATCCCTGCCGTTCCGGGCAACTTCAAGGACCAGAGCGACTGGCATTCGAATTTCCTCCAAG CCCTCGAGGTGCAGAAATCATCAGTTGAGCAGATTCTCTCCAAACTCGACCATTTGCCCAAACTGACCGACCTGGAAACCCTCCAGAACACCACCCTCAAGGACGGACAAACCCTCCGTGACGACATCGCCACCAACCACCAGGATATCGCCAAGTCCATGGACACCATCACCGGAAACATGGACAAACTCTCGCAGAAGTTCGCCTCCAGCTCGCAGAATCTTCGCTCGGAAATCGAGAATTTGGGGAAGGTGGAGGCGGTGATGATGCAGACGGCTGACAGTGTTTTGGACACGAAACGAAGGGTGGAGTATGGGGTTCACCAGATCATTGCAGAGATGCAACAGCTGATCAAAGCGAGTTCGAAGGATGTGAACGATGCGATTAGTGAGAGGTTTGACACGTTTGAAATGTCCGTTTTGGACGAGGAAACGGGCGCTTTGGCCAATCTGACGGCGAAAATCGGGCATGAGATTGACCAAGTGTGGAGGCAGATTGGGATCATGCACCAGCAGATGAGTGCGAGCACGGACACCCTCAACAGGCTGCAGAACCAGACGGATCAGTATGTGAACGGATCGCTCAATGTCATGGACAACATGAAGGgaaaa GTGGGTACAATCACAAGCCGCATCACCGAAGTCGATGAGAACCTGAACTTCCTTCTCGGTAAATTATCCTTAGTATCTCAAGAATTCAACCAGATCAAGACAGGCCTTGGCAAGGCTCTTGACGAGATGCGAGCCACGTACAAGACAGTGAGAGAGAAGGTGAACGAAGGTCCAGGTCCTCATAAAATCGACGAACCTGATACAAATTGA
- the LOC656028 gene encoding interaptin isoform X2, translated as MNEDIRDAILQVVNVVRATEDKLERHEYRERVLGEQLKKGLISIDKRIKLLEPFKGTINRLDQRLAAVETILMKDDRERIQLQKTFDTVEDIQKNLPIIVEKLKSDIIDKLTNLQTKSDPLGTITKADLDKLQKDLGRKIDEVTETIKSMEKDLNKMKEENKNTRDLNTKSSENLEKVKRQLNSSEQLLEKYENKLAEYNNRIPAVPGNFKDQSDWHSNFLQALEVQKSSVEQILSKLDHLPKLTDLETLQNTTLKDGQTLRDDIATNHQDIAKSMDTITGNMDKLSQKFASSSQNLRSEIENLGKVEAVMMQTADSVLDTKRRVEYGVHQIIAEMQQLIKASSKDVNDAISERFDTFEMSVLDEETGALANLTAKIGHEIDQVWRQIGIMHQQMSASTDTLNRLQNQTDQYVNGSLNVMDNMKGKVGTITSRITEVDENLNFLLGKLSLVSQEFNQIKTGLGKALDEMRATYKTVREKVNEGPGPHKIDEPDTN; from the exons AT GAACGAAGACATCCGTGATGCCATCCTTCAAGTGGTTAATGTTGTGCGGGCTACGGAGGACAAATTGGAAAGGCATGAGTACCGGGAACGGGTGCTCGGGGAACAATTGAAAAAAGGGTTGATCTCAATTGATAAAAGAATCAAGCTTTTGGAGCCCTTTAAAGGGACGATTAATAGATTAGATCAGAGACTGGCGGCTGTCGAGACGATTTTGATGAAGGATGATCGGGAGAGGATTCAGCTGCAGAAGACCTTCGACACTGTGGAGGACATTCAAAAGAATCTACCCATCATTGTGGAGAAGCTAAAGAGCGATATCATCGACAAG TTGACCAACTTACAAACCAAATCGGACCCCCTGGGCACCATCACCAAAGCCGACCTAGACAAGCTCCAAAAAGACCTCGGCAGAAAAATCGACGAAGTCACCGAAACCATCAAATCGATGGAAAAAGACTTGAACAAAAtgaaagaagaaaacaaaaatacgcGAGACCTGAACACCAAATCATCGGAAAACCTCGAAAAAGTCAAACGCCAGTTAAACTCAAGCGAGCAACTTCTGGAAAAATACGAGAACAAACTGGCGGAGTACAACAACCGGATCCCTGCCGTTCCGGGCAACTTCAAGGACCAGAGCGACTGGCATTCGAATTTCCTCCAAG CCCTCGAGGTGCAGAAATCATCAGTTGAGCAGATTCTCTCCAAACTCGACCATTTGCCCAAACTGACCGACCTGGAAACCCTCCAGAACACCACCCTCAAGGACGGACAAACCCTCCGTGACGACATCGCCACCAACCACCAGGATATCGCCAAGTCCATGGACACCATCACCGGAAACATGGACAAACTCTCGCAGAAGTTCGCCTCCAGCTCGCAGAATCTTCGCTCGGAAATCGAGAATTTGGGGAAGGTGGAGGCGGTGATGATGCAGACGGCTGACAGTGTTTTGGACACGAAACGAAGGGTGGAGTATGGGGTTCACCAGATCATTGCAGAGATGCAACAGCTGATCAAAGCGAGTTCGAAGGATGTGAACGATGCGATTAGTGAGAGGTTTGACACGTTTGAAATGTCCGTTTTGGACGAGGAAACGGGCGCTTTGGCCAATCTGACGGCGAAAATCGGGCATGAGATTGACCAAGTGTGGAGGCAGATTGGGATCATGCACCAGCAGATGAGTGCGAGCACGGACACCCTCAACAGGCTGCAGAACCAGACGGATCAGTATGTGAACGGATCGCTCAATGTCATGGACAACATGAAGGgaaaa GTGGGTACAATCACAAGCCGCATCACCGAAGTCGATGAGAACCTGAACTTCCTTCTCGGTAAATTATCCTTAGTATCTCAAGAATTCAACCAGATCAAGACAGGCCTTGGCAAGGCTCTTGACGAGATGCGAGCCACGTACAAGACAGTGAGAGAGAAGGTGAACGAAGGTCCAGGTCCTCATAAAATCGACGAACCTGATACAAATTGA